The window ATTTTGACGAATTATTTCTAGAGATATTTAATTTTACCGAGCCTTTTGATTTAGAATTTGAAATAGTTTCTGATTCTAAAATTGTAGATCTTAATAATGGTGGAATTTATACTGTAAATTGGATGACCTCTTCAGATAAAAGATTTAATAAGGTAGATAGTGAAAATCAAATTTTTACAACTATAAATCCTGGTCATTGGCTTTCCAGTCAAGAGTTAGAATCTCTTGTTGATTTAGAAAAAGAAGATACAGAACTTATTGGTTTAGAAATTTTTTGCCTTGATAGAGATATTGAGCAACTTTTTAATCAAAATACTGGTGAAGAATTATTGATTAATACTCAAAGAAATTTTCAAGATATAAATTATTCAGGGACAGCAGTATTTCTAATTTATGATTCGAGGCATTGGATAACGTGTGTTATTACAAAAGATGCGGGTGAATATGCTAACTTTATTTTTGCTGATTCGTTAGGGAATAATTATAAATCTTATGTTCGTGCAAGAACCTTGATTAGATTGTTAACAAATACTGATATTGAAGACAAAAATGATTTATGCCTTAATGAGAGTGAAACGGAAACTAAGTCTATTGAAAGCGAATCAGATTCTGCTTTTGATATTATAGAAAATTTGGTGTCGGTTTATTGTGATAGTATGGCTAGATTATATATACCTTTAGTGTTTTTATTTGATGAGTATACTGATGAGAAGGTTCATCTTATGAAAACTGACTTGTTTATAGAGGATTTAAAAGAAGGTAGAAATTTTGATAAAAGTATATTAATTTCAGGTCCGCCTAAAACAGGAAAATTCAGTTTAGCTTATTCTATAGCTGTTGAAGCACAATTATTATTTGTCCCAATTGCAGCAACTAGTCTTGTTGATGCTACACTGTTTAATAAGAAAGACGAAAATAATAGAGAAGATACTGATTATGGAAGTATTAATATACAACCAATAGATATATTTTTTTATATTACTCAAAAATATAAATCACCTATGGTAATTTTTATTCATTTGCTTGATAAGTTACTTTTAAAAGCAGATTCTAAAGAATCTAAAAAATTACTTATTAATTATCTGTTGAACAAATTAATAGAGTATAAGAAAAAAAATAAGGTTTTATTTATAATTAGTTCTTATATTCCTTTTGAAAAGTATCCAGAAAATATAAATTTTATAGGATTATGCCCTGATACGATAAAACTTGAACTACCTGATTATAATAAGCGCTTGAAAATTATGATATATTATTTTAATGATGATAAAAATAGGTTATTTGAAGATGAAGAAAAGAATATACAGGCTAAAAAGGTATCAGAATTCTTAAAAATAATTAGGAGTGAAGATATTCGAAATTTAGCTAGTATGATGAGAGGGCTTTCTTGTGCTGATATAAAAGAATTTATAAGACTTGCCTGTTTTGCAAAGATAAAAGGTAAAAAATATGAAAACAGCATTTCTAGTTTCCAATTTTGGTGGAATAGTCAAGATTTTAAAGGACGTACATTTGAAACAATTCTGACAAAGTATAATCCTTTAGCCTTTCCTATAAATAAAGTATCTGGTTTGTTTGAAAATTATGATAAAGAATTTACAAATACTTTGTATAGTTGTTGGCTTATTAAGTCTAATGAAATTAAAGAAAGAAATAAATTAGATGAAAATTTTTCCTATCAAAGTAATGCTTCCTATATTACGCAATGTTGTAAGGAATCGGAAAATGTTCAGCTTGTAAAGCAGTGTTTTATATATGTTAGTGAGACTAAAATTGGTCAAGCAGTATCGGAGGGAATTGCCGAAGAAGTAAAAGATGTTTCTAAGCTCATTACTAAAAAAGTGTTTGAAAAAACTGCTACAGTTACACTTCAGGTTGGAACAGGTGTGTATAAAATTTGTTGTATGTTTGTTCCGAAATTTAAAAAGTAATTTAAATTTAAGATATTTTTCAATAGATTATAAAAGATCTAAAAATATTGTGTTAAATTAAATACTTATATAATAAGTAATAAAGATAGAATATATTATTGAATAATATATTCTATCTTTATTACTTATTATATTAATTCAATTTTAATGTTGTAATAATATCTAAAGAGTCAATATATTTTTGTTCTTCTGTCCTATATTTTTGAAGAAATTCTTTATCTGCCTTATCTGCTATAGAATATAATTTTACATATCCCAAAAGTACGCCTATTATTGTTGCTATAATTGATGGCTTCTTTAAAGAGCTATAACGGTAACAAGGAAAATCATCTGCTATAAAATGAAATAATGCAGCAGCAGGAATAAGTCCTAGGCCGAGCAATCTATATAAAATTCCATCGGATATAGGTCTTTCTTTAGGATTAATTAATTGAATATTCATTTCATTTTCTCTAGCATTGGAAATAGAAATAGCCATAGACAATAAAGCATTTTTATCTTTTTCTGTTAATTGAATATTATCTAGTACTTCTTTGAGAATTTTAGGTCTACTATCTTTAATTGCATTTTTAATTATATCGATTTGTGAGTTATCATAAGCATAAATATTGAGATTTGCTATTAATGCAATTGTTAATGAAATAGTTGATATTATTTTTTTCATAAAGAGTGCTCCTTAATAATTTGTGAAAATAGTTTTTCTTATAATATTACAAGATAATTTTATTAATGTCATAAGCTTATAGTCTTGATATTGTTATTCTTCTTTAACTTAGCCTATTAATCTTAAAATCGGTAATAGGACTTTGGAAAAAATTTTGCACAAAGGTATATATTAAGTTATAATTTAAAATATATAGCTGTAGTAAAATCTAATTTTATTTTTTAACACCTCTTTTAAAAATTTATAATTTATTTATGATTAATAAAGTTACAAAGAAATAAAGAAAATTTTATAAAATTTTTATTTAAATTATTGGAGAGATGGCTGAGTGGCTGAAAGCGGCCGCCTCGAAAGCGGTTATTCCGGCTTTAACTGGAATCGAGGGTTCAAATCCCTCTCTCTCCACCAGAAATTAATCAAATTAACCAATATTAATTAAGGCTGTACTATTATGAAGCATTTAAGTCTATATTTTATTTTAAGCTTTTGTTTTTACAATATGTTAAATGGAATGATCTATGATAATAGATATTTCCCTCTTTATTTAAAGCCTTTTGAGAGAAAGCCATGTAGTTTTGGTCATATTCAAGTACAACCGTTTTTTATGAGAGCCGATTCAGCGCAAGGAGAACTTGAGCATATACCAATACCTGACATAAATGGTACTTATGATTTAGTACAGGTTATTAATTCTTTATTAAAAGTAGGAACTTTAGAAGAAAATCCTTTAAGATCTGATTTACAAGGTATTAGTACTCTGCCATTTAAAAGAGAAGGTCGAATTGACAGTCAAGGGATAGCTTTTTTTTATGAAGTTCCTCTATGGTACAATTTTGCATTAGGAACTTCCTTTTTATTCATGCATGTTAATTCTCGTGTTGAATTTT of the Candidatus Babela massiliensis genome contains:
- a CDS encoding AAA family ATPase, producing the protein MFIYNSRIKNLKTNIFFMIIVSNFYSLSMRCEKQESQSQKSQSKISQYKVLQQEDGSSCGYHALYNAITIAKSLKNPSFKAFLDTDIGRSNYFGSSNSKWERHIIEKRVNLLAQNYIRDCLLKKLKNIEILTKKPDSDCYELNLSSLWVKLNINDLNALATIKAFGNMITNVSKIVVESSIVEQEDKRICRISSEYLREIFRQECIRRNIKIDNFDELFLEIFNFTEPFDLEFEIVSDSKIVDLNNGGIYTVNWMTSSDKRFNKVDSENQIFTTINPGHWLSSQELESLVDLEKEDTELIGLEIFCLDRDIEQLFNQNTGEELLINTQRNFQDINYSGTAVFLIYDSRHWITCVITKDAGEYANFIFADSLGNNYKSYVRARTLIRLLTNTDIEDKNDLCLNESETETKSIESESDSAFDIIENLVSVYCDSMARLYIPLVFLFDEYTDEKVHLMKTDLFIEDLKEGRNFDKSILISGPPKTGKFSLAYSIAVEAQLLFVPIAATSLVDATLFNKKDENNREDTDYGSINIQPIDIFFYITQKYKSPMVIFIHLLDKLLLKADSKESKKLLINYLLNKLIEYKKKNKVLFIISSYIPFEKYPENINFIGLCPDTIKLELPDYNKRLKIMIYYFNDDKNRLFEDEEKNIQAKKVSEFLKIIRSEDIRNLASMMRGLSCADIKEFIRLACFAKIKGKKYENSISSFQFWWNSQDFKGRTFETILTKYNPLAFPINKVSGLFENYDKEFTNTLYSCWLIKSNEIKERNKLDENFSYQSNASYITQCCKESENVQLVKQCFIYVSETKIGQAVSEGIAEEVKDVSKLITKKVFEKTATVTLQVGTGVYKICCMFVPKFKK